The DNA region ATGCGCACCTCGGGCACGGTCACGACGTGCGTGCCGAGCACCGGATCCTGGATGTCACCCCGCTGGAGCACCTCGGCCAGCGCGTGCCGCACGAGTTCGGCCACGCGCTGCTGACGCTGCGAGGGGCCGGTGGAGGTCGGTTTCTGGGCCATTCTGTCTCGGGCCGGCCCGCCGGAGCGGACGGCGCACGTCCTGAAAAAAGAAAAGACGGCCGCGGCAGGTGCCGCGGCCGCCCTGTCCGGATGAGTCCGGAGCGTCAGAGGGTGCGGCGGATCTCCTCGACCCGGTAGCACTCGATCACGTCGCCCGCGCGCATGTTCTCGAAGTTCTCGAAGGCCATGCCGCACTCCTGGCCGGAGGTGACTTCCTTCGCGTCGTCCTTGAAGCGCTTGAGCGTCTTGAGCTTGCCCTCGTGGATCACGACGCTGTCGCGGATCAGGCGAACGTGCGCGCCGCGCTCGACGATGCCGTCGGTGACGCGGCAACCCGCGACCTTGCCGACCTTCGAGACCTCGAAGACCTCCTGGATGGTCGCCTCGCCGAGGCGATCCTCCCGCAGGGTCGGCGGCAGCATCCCCGACAGCGTGGCTTTGATGTCGTCCACGAGGTCGTAGATGATGTTGTAGTACCGGATCTCGATGCCGGCCCGCTCGGCGGCCTCGCGGGCCTCCTTGAGGGCGCGCACGTTGAAGCCGATGACGACCGCCTTCGAGGCCTGTGCCAGGGTGATGTCCGACTCGGTGATGCCGCCGACACCCGCCAGGAGGATGCGGGCCGCGACCTCGTCGTTGCCGAGCTTCTCGAGCGCGCCCGAGATCGCCTCGACCGAGCCCTGGACGTCGCCCTTGATGACGACCGGCAGCTCCTTGCGGCCGGCGCCTTCCTTCAGGTCGCGCATCATGTCGACGAGCGAGCGGTTGGCACCGCCGGTGCGGGCGTTCTGGCGCTCGCGCTTCTGGCGGGCGCGGTACTCGGTGACCTCGCGGGCGCGGGCCTCGCTCGGCACCACGGTCACGCGGTCGCCGGCATCGGGTGTGCCGTTGAAGCCCAGCACCTCCACCGGCACGGACGGGCCGGCATACTGGACGTTCTCGCCGAGGTCGTCGATCAGGGCGCGCACGCGGCCCCACTCGGCGCCCGCCACGACGATGTCGCCGGTGAACAGGGTGCCGCGCTGGACCAGGACCGTGGCCACCGGGCCGCGACCGCGGTCGAGCTGGGCCTCGATGACCGTCCCCTCGCCGTCGCGCTTCTCGTTGGCGCGCAGGTTCATGATCTCGGCCTGGATCTGGATGCCCTCCAGAAGCTCGGACAGGCCGTCGCCGGTCTTGGCGGAGACCTCGAACTCGAGGGTCTCACCGCCCATCGACTCGACCTGGATGTCGTGCTGCAGCAGTTCCGTGCGGACCCGCTCCGGCTTGGCGTCCGGCTTGTCGATCTTGTTGACCGCGATGATCATCGGGACGCCCGCCGCCTTGGCGTGCTGGATGGCCTCGATGGTCTGGGGCATGACGCCGTCATCGGCCGCCACCACGATCACCACGATGTCGGTGACCTTGGCGCCGCGGGCGCGCATCGACGTGAACGCCGCGTGGCCCGGGGTGTCGATGAAGGTGATCATGTCGCCGGACGGCGACGCGACCTGATAGGCGCCGATGTGCTGGGTGATGCCGCCGGCCTCACCATCGACCACGTTCGCCTTGCGGATCGCGTCGAGCAGAGACGTCTTGCCGTGATCGACGTGGCCCATGATGGTGACCACCGGCGGACGGGGATCGAGATCCTCCTCCAGATCCGGCTCGTCGGACGACAGACCCTCCTCGACGTCGGATTCGGCGACGCGGCGGACCGTGTGGCCGAGTTCCTCGGCGATGAGCTGGGCGGTGTCCGAGTCGATCACGTCGGTGATCTTGTGGATCTGGCCCTGCTTCATCAGCATGCGGATCACGTCCACGGCCCGCTCCGACATGCGGTTGGCGAGTTCCTGGATGGTGATCGTCTCGGGGATGGTCACCTCGCGGGACAGCTTCTCTTTCTGCTCGACATGGCCGCGGCCACTCATCCGCTGCTGGCGGCGGCGGAACGAGGCGACGGAGCGCGTGCGCTCGTCCTCACCCGACGTGGCGGTCGCGATGGTCAGACGGCCGCGGTTGCGATCGCCTCCCGGCGACTTCGGCGTCTTGGGCGGCGTGATGATCTTGAGCGGCATGCCCGGACGGCGGATCACCCGCTTGGTCTCGGACTCATCGTCGTTGGTCTGGGCTCCGCGACCGGCCGGGCGCGCGGCGGCACCCGCACCGGCAGGACGCGCCGCGGTCGCCGGCGTCGCGCTCTTCTCGGGCTCGGGGGCCGGGGCCGGGCGGGCCATGAAGTTGAGGTCGCGCGGCTTGCGCGTGTCAGCCGTGATGGTCTTGCGCGGCTCGCCCGTGGAGGGTCGCGGCGTCAGAGGCGGACGCGGAGCGGCCGGAGCAGCGGCGGGCGTGGCACGCGCCGCGGCCGGACGCGCGGCCTCGGTCTGACGGGCCGGAGCGGCCGGACGGGCCGGAGCAGCGGCGGCGGCCGCCGGGCGGGCCGGCGTGGCGGCGGGCTGGGCAGGCGCCGGAGCCGGGCTGGACGGCGCGGCGGCGGCGGCCTCGGCGGCGGGAGCCGGAGCGGCAGGCGCGGGCGGCGGAGCCGCGGCAGCAGCCTTGGCCGCCTCGGCCGCTTCCGCGGCGGCGGCAGCGGCCGCTGCCTTGCGCTCTTCCTCCTCGCGGCGGCGGGCCTCGGCGGCCTCACGCTCGCGGCGGGCCTGCTCCTCGGCCTCGCGGCGGCGCGCCGCGGCTTCGGCTTCTGCCTTCTGGCGCGCCTCGGCCTCGCGACGCTGCGCGTCGGCGAGGGCTGCGGCGCGGGCCGCGCTCTCCTGCTCGCTCAGGGTGCGGAGGACGACACCCGAGGCGGCGCGCTGCGCCGGACGCGGGGGCGGCGCCGTCGGCGCGGCGGCTGCCGGGCGCGGGGCGGGGGCAGGCTCGCGGGCAGGCGCGGCCGGTGCCGCACCGATTACGCGGCGCTTCACCGTCTCGACCACGACCTGCTTGGAGCGGCCATGGGAGAAGCTCTGACGCACGGTGCCCGCCTCGATCGGCCGCTTGAGAGAGAGCGGCTTCGGGGAAGTCCGATTCAGAGTCTTGTCGCCCGGGTTGTTCGTATCGCTCATTCAGCCTGAACCCTGAGGGTTTCCATCGTCCCGTGAACCGACGCCCGGTGGCGCCGGCCAAATCCGTCCTGCGTCGTCAACGTGAGGCTTCGTCGATCCCGCCGATTCGGGCTGGATCGGGCTCCCCGGTCGCCGCGGCGGCGCCCTCGAAGGAGCGTAGCCGACGCCAACGCGACAGGCAGCCGGCGGCTCCGGCTCCTGCGACGAGCGCAGCGTGTATCACATGATCCCGACCTAAGGCCATGTCCAATTCGTCCTCGGACAGGTCATCGATGATCGGGATCCTTGACATGGCGTCACCGTGGCGCCTGTGCAAGGCCGACGCGATCTTCCGCCGGCCGTCCGGGCTCGCCTCGGCGGCGTGAATCACCGCGATCGCGCCGGGCTGGCCGCCGATCGCGGCCTCGACCTTCGAGAAGCCCGCGACCACGCAGCCCGCCTTGTTGGCCATGGCGATGGCCTGCCGCAGGTCGTCCCGGAGCCCGGCGACGATCCGGTCCGGCAGGTCGGGGGCGGCCGGGGTCGGCCCCTTGAACGCCCGCGAGAACAGGTTCTTCCGCACCGCCGTGGCGACAGCCTCGCGCCGGGCGCTGATCCAGGCGCCGCGGCCCGGCAGCTTGGCGCGCAGGTCGGGCACGACGCTGCCGTCCGGCCCGCGCACGAACCGGATCATCGCCTCCGGCGCCTGGGCGACGCGGGTGACGATGCAGGTCCGCTCGGGCAAGCGGCGGCCGGGGCCGGCATCGAGCCCCCCGGCATCCAGCCCGTCCTCGGGCAGGGTCGTGTCGACCGCGACCATCGCGCCTCCGCGCCGCCTCTCGCTCAGGCCTCGGCCTGCGCCGGGGCGGTCTCGTCGCCCTCGGCCGCCTCGGCACCCTCCTCGGCCTCCGGCTCCGGCAGGGCCTCGATCCAGCCGGCCTTCAGGCGAGCGGCCATGATCAGGGCCTCGGCCTCGGCGCGGGACAGGTCGAACCCGTCGAGGTAGCCGGCGTGGCGCACGGCGTCGGGGCCGCGGCCCTCGGTGTAGCCGACCAGGTCGTCGGTGGCGCAGCCCGCCAGATCCTCGACGCTCTTCACGTCGTTCTCGCCGAGGGCGACCATCATGGGCGTGGTGATGCCCTCGATCTCGCGCAACTCGTCGGCGACGCCGAGCTCGGTGCGGCGGGCGTCGTGCGCCTGCTCGATCCGGGCGAGGTGGTCCTGGGCGCGGGCCTGGATCTCGGTGCCGGTCTCCTCGTCGAGCCCCTGGATGCCGGACAGCTCCTGAATGTCGACGTAGGCGATCTCCTCGACGTTGCGGAAGCCTTCCGCGGCGAGCAGCTGGCCGACGGTCTCGTCGACGTCGAGCGCCTCCATGAACACCTGGGTCCGCTCGGCGAACTCCTTCTGGCGGCGCTCCGACTCCTCGGCCTCGGTGAGGATGTCGATGTCCCAGCCGGTGAGCTGCGAGGCGAGGCGCACGTTCTGGCCGCGGCGGCCGATCGCCAGCGACAGCTGGTCGTCCGGCACCACCACCTCGATGCGGTCGGCCTCCTCGTCGAGCACCACCTTCACCACCTCGGCGGGCTGGAGGGCGTTGACGATGAAGGTCGCCTCGTCCTCCGACCACGGGATGATGTCGATCTTCTCCCCCTGCAGCTCGCCGACCACGGCCTGCACGCGCGAGCCGCGCATGCCGACGCAGGCGCCGACCGGGTCGATGCTGCCGTCGCGGGAGATCACCGCGATCTTGGCGCGGGAGCCCGGATCGCGGGCCACCGCCTTCACCTCGACGATGCCGTCGTAGATCTCGGGCACTTCCTGGCCGAACAGCTTGGCCATGAACTGGGGGTGCGAGCGCGACAGGAAGATCTGCGGGCCGCGGACCTCCGAGCGCACGTCGAACAGGTAGGAGCGGATGCGGTCGCCCGGCCGGAAGGTCTCGCGCGGGATCATCTCGTCCCGGCGCACGATGCCCTCGCCGCGGCCGAGATCGACGATGACGTTGCCGTACTCGACGCGCTTCACGATGCCGTTGAGGATCTCGCCGATGCGGTCCTTGTACTCGTCGAACTGGCGGGCGCGCTCGGCGTCGCGCACCTTCTGGACGATGACCTGCTTGGCCGACTGGGCGGCCACGCGGCCGAAATCGAAGGGCGGCAGGGTGTCGGAGATCACGTCGCCGACCAGCGCGCCCGGGTTGTAGCGGCGGGCCTGGTCGAGGGTGATCTCGCGGGCGTCGTTCTCCACCTCGTCGACGACCAGGAGGTGGCGCGAGAGGCGCAGCGCCCCGGTCTTGTTGTCGATCTCGGCGTGAACGTCGGTCTCGGCGCCGTAGCGGGAGCGGGCGGCCTTGGCGATCGCCTCCTCCATCGCGTCGATCACGATGGAGCGGTCGATCACCTTCTCGCGGGCCACCGCGTCGGCGATCTGGAGGAGTTCGAGCCTGTTGGCGCTGACGACGGCCATCGGTGTCGGTCCTTCTCTTCCGTCAAATCTTCGGGCCGGCCGCCGGGCGGCCGACGCGGGGGTCTCAGTGCAGGGAGTCGCGGTCCTTGAGCCGGGACGCCTTGGTCACGACCGGCTTCTTCGAGCCGGTCCGGGCCTGTTTCTGGGGCTTGGTCGCGGGACTGGCCTTCCGGGGACCCTTCGGCTGGAAGGGCGCGCGCGCCGGCGAAGGCGCGCCCTCCGCGGCGGCCGCCTCGTCGCCGGCCTCCACGTCCTCGTCGTCCGCGTCCGCCGGTCCGCCGCGGCGGAGCGACTCGCGGATCAGCTCGTCCGTGAGGACGAGATGGGCCTCGGCGAGGTCCTTCAGCGGCAGGTCGATGCGGCTCGGCAGCCCTTCCTTCACGTCGGGCAGGTCGATCGGGACGGTCGTCCCCGTCGGATCGGGCGCGCCCAGGATGCCGCGGAAGCGCTTGCGCCCGTCCAGCGGCGGGCTCAGCTCGACCTTGGCCTCGTAGCCGACCCAGCGGGCGAAGTCCGAGACCCGCACCAGCGGCCGGTCGATTCCGGGCGAGGACACTTCGAGGTTGTAGGCGCCGCCCACCGGGTCGTCGACGTCGAGGATCGGCGAGATCGCGCGGCTCACCGCCTCGCAATCGTCGATCGTGAAGGTGCCGTCCGGCCGCTCCGCCATGATCTGCACGGTGCAGCCGTTGACGTTGGACATCCGCACCCGGACCAGCCGGAAGCCGAGGCCCGCGAGCGGACCCTCGATCGCCTGCGCGACGCGCGCGGCGACTCCGGCCTCGCGGACGAGGCGCTTCTCGGACAGATCCGCTTCAATCTCGGACGACATGGGTGTTCAGCGCGCAACCTTCGCGGCGTTCTGCTTGGCCGCCCGCGGCGTGGGGCCTCGTGCGACGAGAGAGTGTGCGGCGAAAAAAAAGAGCGGACCCGGTGGGGCCCACTCCCGAACCGCAGCCTCTCGACTGCCATCAGAACTGTTGAGAGCTAGATAGCGACCCTTCGGCCGGAGCGCAAGGCGGATCGGCCGCGGCGCGCGGCCCGGTTCTTCCCGATCTCGCCCTCGTCCCGAGGTGCCGGAGCGTAGCGGAGGCCTCCCTCGAGGCCCGCTGCGCCGCACCCCGGGATGAGGGGGTTGGAGATCGGCTGCGTCTCAGCCGCCGCGCGGCACCCGCCCCTCCAGCGGATAGGCCGGATCGTTGTAGCCCGGCGTGGTCGGGTGGCCGGCGGCGACGAACCCGTCGACCAGCGCCTCGTCCTCCGGGGTGAAGGCGTAGTCGAGGGCGCCGAGATATTCCTGCCACTGCGCCTCCGTCCGCGGCCCGGCGATGACGCCGGTGACGAGGCGGTTGTTCAGCACCCAGGCGGTGGCGAACTGGCCGGCCGTGATGCCGCGGGCCTCGGCGTGCTCCTTCAGGGTCCGGGCGATGCGCAGGGATTCCGGACGCCACTCGGTCTGCATCATCCGGGCGTCCTGGCGGCCGGCGCGGGACTCGGCCGGCGGCGGCGCGTCGGGATCGTACTTGCCGGTGAGCACGCCGCGGGCGAGCGGCGAGTACGGCACGACGCCGAGCCCGAAATGCGCGCAGGCCGGCAGGTGCTCGGTCTCGGGCATCCGGTTGAACGCGTTGTAGTAGGGCTGGCTCACCACCGGCCGGTCGATCCCGGCCTCGTCGCAGAGCCGGCAGATCTCGGCGACCCGCCAGGACCGGTGATTCGAGACGCCGAAATGGCGGATCTTGCCCGCCCGCACGAGGTCGGCGATCGCCCGGACCGTCTCGGCCAGCGGCGTGTCGTGGTCCTCCTTGTGGAGGTAGTAGATGTCGATGAAATCCGTGCCGAGGCGGCGCAGGCTGTCCTCGGCGGCCTTCATCACGTGGACCCGCGAGAGCCCGCGGTCGTTGACGCCCGGCCCGGTCGGGTTGGCGACCTTGGTGGCCAGGACCCAGGCGTCGCGCTCGGCCTTGATCGCCCGGCCGGTGATCTCCTCCGACCGGCCCTCCGTGTAGACGTTGGCCGTGTCGATGAAGTTGATCCCGGCCTCCCGGGCGCCGGCGACGACGCGGCCGGCCGTGGCCTCGTCGGTGGGACCGCCGAACATCATCGTGCCGAGGCAGATCGGCGAGACCTTGAGGCCGGAGCGGCCGAGCGTGCGATACTGCATGGGATCCATCCAACGTCCGTCGTCCCGCTATCTCGCCGCGGGAACGGCGCGGTCAACCACAACACAGGTCAACGTCGCCCTGTAACCCGTGCGCGCCCGCGGCGAACCGACCCGCGACGGCACCGATGGCCCGGGCAGCCGTTCCCGCCGGTGGCCCGTTCCGCCGGCGCGGCGCCGTCGTCCACCGCGAAGCTTCCGTTCGGACCCATGATCGATCGCTCGGCCGCTCCCCTCGGCATCCCCCTCCCCTGGCTCGACCGGGCCGGTCGCCTCTCCTGGCTGAAGCTCGCGGTGTTCGCTGGCTGCGTCGCGCCCGCGCTCTACCTCGCGGCCGCCTACCGGCTGGACTCCCTCGGCGCCAAGCCGATCACCGCGCTGATCCACGCCACCGGCGAGTGGGCCGTGCGCTTCCTGCTCTTCTCGCTGGCGATCTCGCCGCTGCGCAGCCTCGCGGACTGGCCGAAGGTCATCGTCGTGCGGCGCATGCTCGGCGTCACCGTGATGGCCTACGTGGTGGCCCACCTCACCCTCTACGCCGTCGACCAGAACCTGATCCTCACCAAGGTGATCTCGGAGATCGCGCTCCGGCTCTACCTGACGATCGGCTTCGTGGCCCTGATCGGCCTGATCGCCTTGGGGTTGACCTCCACGGACACGGCGATCCGCAAGCTCGGCCCGAACTGGAACCGCCTGCACCGCCTCACCTACACGATCGCCGTGGCGGCCCTGGTCCACTACTTCCTGCAGTCGAAGATCGACGTCACCGACCCGGTCTTCTCGGCCGGCCTGTTCCTGCTGCTGATGGGCTGGCGGGCGATGCGGCGCTTCCGGTGGCCGGAACGGCCCTGGTCGCTCCTCCTCTTGGCGGTCGTCGCCGGGCTCGCGACCGCCGGGCTGGAGGCCGCCTGGTACGGCCTCGCCAGCGGTGTCCCCGCCAACCTCGTCCTCGCCGCCAACCTGGACTTCTCCGGCCCGATCCGGCCGGCCTGGTGGGTGCTGGCCGTCGGCCTGTCGCTCCCGCTCGTGGCGCTCCTGCGCGGCCCGAAGGCCCGCGCCGCCGGCCCGGCACCGCGCGGGCGACCGGCCCCCGCGCCCCGCCGGGACGCCGTGCGGGAGCCTGTCCGGGAGCCCTTGTCGCCGCCGGCCTGATGCCGCAGAACCCGCTCCCGGTCCTCCGCCGCCGGCGGTCCCGGGCCCAGCGGAGCTTTCGAGACGCCATGCGCGGCACGCCTCTCCTGATCGCGGGCTTGCTCGCGCCGACCCTCGCCTTCGCGACGCCCCCCGCAACCCAGCCCGCGAAGCCGGCCGCCAAGGCGGCGCCCGCCGCGCCGCCCCCGGCCACCGCCGCGCCGGCAGCCGCGGCCTGCAAGCCGCCCGAGCCGCCGCCGGCCTCCGCGCGTCCGGCCAAACCGGCGCTGCCGCCGAAGCCCGCCTGCCTCGACGCCAAGGAGGGCTGCCTGGGCTGGGAGGCCTACAGCTACAACGACGCGATCAAAGCCTATAACCTGCAGGCGCAGGCCTTCCGTCCGATCGCCGAGGCCTACCTGCAGAAGCTCAACGCCTACGTGAAGGCGAGCGCGGACTACGCCCAGTGCGAAGTGAACGCGATGCAGAACTAGCCGGCTGAACGGCGGCCGACTCGGTGACGCGGGGGCGGTTCAGGCGCCCGGTCGCACCCTCCGGTGATGATGGCCGCGATCCCCGCGCGCCCGCTCACGCCGAGGCCACCGTGCCCGCTCGTCGTCTCCTCGTCCGAACCGGCTTCTGCGCCCTGCTCCTCGCCGCCGGTCCGGCCCTGGCCGCCGATTTCGACGGCCGCTACCCGCCGTCGCACGACTACGGCGGTCCCGCTCAGGAGGACGAGCCGGAGCGCCGGCCACCGCCCCCGCCTCCTCCGGGACCGCGGCCCGAACCCGAGGTCCGAGGGCCCCGCTTCACGGCGGCGCCCCCCGACGCGGCCCCGGAGGCGTGCCGGGAATTCGTGCGGCGGCGCTTCGGTCCCGACGGGGAGCCGGTGCTGCGGCGGGTGCGGGTCTGCGACGAGCCGGTCGTCGACCGCGGGCCGCCGCCGCCTCCGCCCCCGGAGGACATCCCGCCCCGTCGCTGGGGCGGACCGCGCTGGTAGCGCGAGAGCCCGGCTCAGATCCGGGCCGGCGCCTTCCTGAGGGCGGCCGCGAAGGCCTTGAGCTGGCGGTTCAGATCCGCCAGCTCGTTCAGCGCGATGGTCTTGTGGCCGTCGCGAACCGCGCGCTCGATATCCTCGACCTGGAGGTCGACGAGGCGGCGGATGGCGGTGGCGACTTGTTGTCGGGTCATCGATTCGAGCGTCTCGTCCGAGCGTCCTGGCGGGCCTCAACGGACGGCCGGTACACGGCCGTCGACACGTTTCGGTGATAGGCCGGTAGGCTTAACCGATGGTGTCCGCGGCCCTGCCGTGCACAGGCGTTCGGGCCCTGGCCGAAGCCCTAGCGGCGCTCGCGCATCTCGGTCCGGCGCATCGGCATCGCGTCGATCGTGGCGAACAGCCTCTGCGGTGCGATCGGCGTCGCTTCGTTGATCTTGGCGCCGCCGTCCTTCCCGATCAGGACCGCGCGGAAGCTGTCGGCGGGGAGGCCGAGGCGCTCGCGCAGGGCCCGCGCCTCGGCCCCGGAACCGACCGCTTCCAAAACCACGAGGTCGCGCTCGGCGACGCCGGTGCGGACCGAGGCCAGCGCCGCCCGCTGCGCCCGGAGCTGCGCGTCCCTGGCCTCGGGCGCCGACAGGACCAGCACCCGCGCCCGGTCGCGATAGCCGTCGAGGGGGCCGGCCAGGGCGGCCCCCGTCGCCGATGACGCCATCGTCGCCACGGCCGCCAGCCCGAGTCCCAGTGCCGTCTCCCGCATGCCGCCGCTCCGCGCTCCCGAGCCGGGACAACGCGCGACTCGCCCGCGCGATCACGGCGGCGCCTTTGCCTCCCGGGCCCGGCGCCCCAGATCGGGGCGGGAGCCAGTTTCCGGGAGTCCGCCATGACCACCGCCATGAACCGCCGCATCGTCCTGGCCTCGCGCCCGCACGGCGAGCCGCGGCCCGAGAATTTCCGCCTGGAAGAGGTGCCGGTGCCGCAGCCCGGACCCGGCCAGGTCCTCCTGCGCACGCGCTGGCTGTCGCTGGACCCCTACATGCGCGGCCGGATGAGTGACGCGAAATCCTACGCGACGCCCGTCGAGATCGGCGCGCCGATCACCGCCGAGACGGTGGGCGAGGTGGTCGCCTCCAACCATCCCGATCACGCCGTGGGCGACCTGCTGACGGCCTTCGCGGGCTGGCAGGAGTACTTCGTCACCGACGCCAAGGGGTCGCGCAAGGTCGACCCCGCCGCGCCGCCCTCGACGGCGCTGGGGGTGCTCGGGATGCCGGGCATGACCGCCTATACCGGCCTCCTCAATATCGGCCGGCCGAAATTCGGCGAGACCGTCGTGGTGGCCGCCGCCGCCGGCCCCGTCGGCTCCCTGGTCGGCCAGATCGCCAAGATCCACGGCGCCCGCGCCGTCGGGATCGCGGGCGGCCCCGAGAAGTGCCGCTACCTCACCGAGGAGCTCGGCTTCGACGCCGCCATCGACCACCGCGGGACTGACCTGCCGGGTGCGCTGGCCGCCGCCTGCCCGAAGGGCATCGACGTGTACTTCGAGAATGTCGGCGGCGCGGTCTTCGCGGCCGTGCTGCCGCTGCTCAACCCGTTCGCGCGGATCCCGGTCTGCGGCCTCGTCTCCGCCTACAACGCCACCGAGGTGCCCCCCGGCCCGGACCGCCTGCCCGGCCTGATGCGCGCGGTCCTGACCAACCGGCTGCATATCCAGGGCTTCATCGTCTGGGACTTCGCCGAGCAGGCGGACACGTTCCGCAAGGAGGTCGCCGGCTGGATCCAGGACGGGCGCGTCCGCTACCGCGAGGACGTGGTCGAGGGGCTGGAGAACGCCCCGGAGGCGTTCATCGGCCTGTTGAAAGGCCGGAATTTCGGCAAGCTCGTCGTCCGCGTGTCCTGACAGCGCCTTGCTGCCGGAACGGAACGGATATAGAACAAACAGATCCGTCGGCGCTGCGGAAAGCGGGCACAAGCCCGCTCCACCGGTTGCCGCTCCGGAGGCCCGGGCGCATGGTTCGCGCGCCGCCGGGCTGGTGCCCTGTGAGATCCGTACGACTAGGAGAGAGCGATGGCGGGCAGCGTCAACAAGGTGATTCTGGTGGGCAATCTCGGGCGCGATCCCGAGATGCGCCGCCTCGGTTCGGGCGACCCCGTCTGCAACCTGCGGCTCGCCACGTCGGAGTCGTGGAAGGACAAGGCGAGCGGCGAGCGCAAGGAGAAGACCGAGTGGCACTCGGTCGTGATCTACAACGACAACCTCGCCCGGGTGGCCGAGCAGTACCTGCGCAAGGGCTCGAAGGTCTACATCGAGGGCCAGCTCCAGACCCGGAAGTGGACCGACAATTCCGGCGTCGAGAAGTACACGACCGAGGTTGTGCTCCAGCGCTTCCGCGGCGAGATGACGATCCTCGACGGGCGTGGCGGCGGCGGCGGCGACTTCGCCGGCGAGGATGAGGGCGGCGGCCAGGTCAGCCGCGGCGGCGATTTCGGCGGTGGCCGAGGCGGTGATCGCGGCGGCGATTTCGGCGGCGGTCGCGCCCAAGGCGGCGAGCGGCGCCCGGCCCCGGCCTCCTCGGGTGGCGGTGGCGGTGGCGGTGGCAGCCGCGGCGGTTACGATCTCGACGACGACATCCCGTTCTAGGATCGTGTCCGATCCGGGGGTTGCGCCCTCGCCTGAGCGGGCCTCCCGGCTCGGGTGAGGCGGACCTCCGGGCCGGGTCGGCGCAGCCGTTTCAGCGCATCATCCCGGGACCGCGCGGCGGTGCCCGGGATCCAGATCCGCCGCGCCCGGATCGCCGCCGCTCAGCCCTTGAGCTGCCGGTTGCAGGCCGAGTAGTAGCCACCGCCCTTCTCGATCCACTTCATGCCGCCCAGCGTGCCGGCGGCCTTCGCGGCGTTGTAGCTGTCGAGGCAGGTGTGCATCCGGGCCTTGCCGGCCGATTCCGTGGCGTATTTCGGGTCGACGGCGCGGGGGAACGTGGCCGACGCCGCGGCGGCGGACGTCGTCCCGACGCGCGGGGCCGCGGCCGGCGGTGCGGCCGGCGCTGTCGTCGCCGCGGTCGGCGAGACCGGGTTCGGCGCGGTCGTCGGGGCGTTGTCGGCCGCCGCACCGCACTCGGCCTTGCGGAAGTCGTTCCACTTCTGGCCGTTGAGCGTGCCCGCCTGCTTGGCGGCCTGGTACTTGACCGAGCAGTCCTTCGCGGAGAGCGCCGCGGCCGGCGAGGCGGCGGCCGCCAGGCCGGCGATCATCAGGGATGCAAATACATTGCGACTCATGACGAAGAATCTCCGGGACACTATGTTGCGTCCCGAAAGACATTAATACGGCTCTATGCCGTCGTGAATATGGGTTTGTCCGTTCCGGGGGGGGACAAATCGGCGGCCGAGCACTGGGCCGGCACCGGCCGGCCGCGGATCCGGAGGCGCGCGGCGGGCCGAGTTCTGGACGTGGCGACTCGATGTCGAGTCGCCCACGCGGATCACCAGCCGCCGTAGAACCGGCGCGGGCCCTCGTAGCCGCCATAGCCGCCGTGGCCCCCGTAGCCGCGGTCGTAGCCGCCGTAGCCGGGCCGGCCGCCGTAGGGTCCCCGCGGGCCGCCCCAGCCCCAGCCGCGATCGTTGGGCCGGCAATGGCCCCAGGGATTCGGGTGGAAGCCCGGACCGCAGCCGCCGGCCACGCGCTCGATCACCACGCCTGCCTCGGGCGGGCCGTAGCCGAACGGCGCCGCGTTCACCGCGGTGGCGGTCGCGAGAACCGCCGCGGCCACCGCGACGAGGCCGAGCACCTTGGAGCGCATCATGACACGATCTCCTGAACCTGCGGCCCGGACGCACCGGGCCGATGACAGGAGGATGCGCAGGCCCCTGTGAACCGGGACGGGCCCGGGCATTCAT from Methylobacterium sp. NMS14P includes:
- a CDS encoding aldo/keto reductase, which codes for MQYRTLGRSGLKVSPICLGTMMFGGPTDEATAGRVVAGAREAGINFIDTANVYTEGRSEEITGRAIKAERDAWVLATKVANPTGPGVNDRGLSRVHVMKAAEDSLRRLGTDFIDIYYLHKEDHDTPLAETVRAIADLVRAGKIRHFGVSNHRSWRVAEICRLCDEAGIDRPVVSQPYYNAFNRMPETEHLPACAHFGLGVVPYSPLARGVLTGKYDPDAPPPAESRAGRQDARMMQTEWRPESLRIARTLKEHAEARGITAGQFATAWVLNNRLVTGVIAGPRTEAQWQEYLGALDYAFTPEDEALVDGFVAAGHPTTPGYNDPAYPLEGRVPRGG
- a CDS encoding sulfite oxidase heme-binding subunit YedZ; amino-acid sequence: MIDRSAAPLGIPLPWLDRAGRLSWLKLAVFAGCVAPALYLAAAYRLDSLGAKPITALIHATGEWAVRFLLFSLAISPLRSLADWPKVIVVRRMLGVTVMAYVVAHLTLYAVDQNLILTKVISEIALRLYLTIGFVALIGLIALGLTSTDTAIRKLGPNWNRLHRLTYTIAVAALVHYFLQSKIDVTDPVFSAGLFLLLMGWRAMRRFRWPERPWSLLLLAVVAGLATAGLEAAWYGLASGVPANLVLAANLDFSGPIRPAWWVLAVGLSLPLVALLRGPKARAAGPAPRGRPAPAPRRDAVREPVREPLSPPA
- a CDS encoding DUF4174 domain-containing protein, whose amino-acid sequence is MRETALGLGLAAVATMASSATGAALAGPLDGYRDRARVLVLSAPEARDAQLRAQRAALASVRTGVAERDLVVLEAVGSGAEARALRERLGLPADSFRAVLIGKDGGAKINEATPIAPQRLFATIDAMPMRRTEMRERR
- a CDS encoding NADP-dependent oxidoreductase, translated to MTTAMNRRIVLASRPHGEPRPENFRLEEVPVPQPGPGQVLLRTRWLSLDPYMRGRMSDAKSYATPVEIGAPITAETVGEVVASNHPDHAVGDLLTAFAGWQEYFVTDAKGSRKVDPAAPPSTALGVLGMPGMTAYTGLLNIGRPKFGETVVVAAAAGPVGSLVGQIAKIHGARAVGIAGGPEKCRYLTEELGFDAAIDHRGTDLPGALAAACPKGIDVYFENVGGAVFAAVLPLLNPFARIPVCGLVSAYNATEVPPGPDRLPGLMRAVLTNRLHIQGFIVWDFAEQADTFRKEVAGWIQDGRVRYREDVVEGLENAPEAFIGLLKGRNFGKLVVRVS
- the ssb gene encoding single-stranded DNA-binding protein — its product is MAGSVNKVILVGNLGRDPEMRRLGSGDPVCNLRLATSESWKDKASGERKEKTEWHSVVIYNDNLARVAEQYLRKGSKVYIEGQLQTRKWTDNSGVEKYTTEVVLQRFRGEMTILDGRGGGGGDFAGEDEGGGQVSRGGDFGGGRGGDRGGDFGGGRAQGGERRPAPASSGGGGGGGGSRGGYDLDDDIPF
- a CDS encoding GCG_CRPN prefix-to-repeats domain-containing protein, translating into MMRSKVLGLVAVAAAVLATATAVNAAPFGYGPPEAGVVIERVAGGCGPGFHPNPWGHCRPNDRGWGWGGPRGPYGGRPGYGGYDRGYGGHGGYGGYEGPRRFYGGW